Proteins from one Gallus gallus isolate bGalGal1 chromosome 15, bGalGal1.mat.broiler.GRCg7b, whole genome shotgun sequence genomic window:
- the MMAB gene encoding corrinoid adenosyltransferase isoform X1, which produces MLRRAAAAAAGSGLGRPLWVVAGRGQSGEAGSPEGGPPSARSPRIYTRTGDEGFSSTFTGERRPKGDRIFEALGTTDELSSAIGLASELSSEKGHAFVEQLHKVQCMLQDVGSNIATPLSSAREAHLKRTSFSEEPILELEKWIDRYSEQLPPLRAFILPSGGKSSAALHFSRAVCRRAERCVVPLVQAGEADPNVAKYLNRLSDYLFVLARYAAMKEGKEEKIYTKPKP; this is translated from the exons ATGctgcggcgggcggcggcggcggcggcgggcagcggccTCGGGAGGCCGCTGTGGGTGGTGGCAGGGCGAGGGCAGAGCGGTGAGGCGGGCAG CCCTGAGGGAGGCCCTCCCAGCGCCCGCTCCCCCAGGATCTACACAAGGACAGGAGATGAAG GCTTCTCCAGCACTTTCACTGGGGAGAGGAGGCCGAAGGGCGACCGCATCTTTGAAGCTCTGGGGACGACGGATGAGCTGAGCTCCGCCATCGG gCTTGCTAGCGAGCTGAGCAGTGAGAAGGGCCATGCGTTTGTtgagcagcttcacaag GTCCAGTgtatgctgcaggatgtgggcTCCAACATCGCAACACCTCTCTCCTCAGCCAGAGAAGCTCACTTAA aaAGAACATCTTTTAGTGAGGAGCCTATTCTGGAGCTGGAGAAGTGGATTGACAGATACTCAGAGCAGCTCCCTCCGCTTAGAGCTTTCATCTTGCCA TCGGGAGGtaaaagcagtgctgctctccattTTTCCCGAGCTGTCTGTCGCAGAGCTGAGAGGTG TGTGGTTCCCTTAGTACAAGCAGGGGAGGCAGATCCAAACGTGGCCAAATATTTAAACAG ACTGAGCGACTACCTCTTCGTTTTGGCACGTTATGCTGCaatgaaggaagggaaggaagagaaaatatataCAAAGCCAAAACCATAA